Proteins from one Sphingomonas sp. R1 genomic window:
- the mobF gene encoding MobF family relaxase, with amino-acid sequence MHSIASIGSAGSAADYYGKDDFASADYYAGENAADYSEWGGASAEEAGVSGEVTKSDLGKILNGQLASGEKVADYQGRRPGYDLTFSAPKSVSIMALVAGDKRILGEDGAHTKAVRATMAWVEKNLAETRKDIDGKKVPVKTGNLVYALVQHDTSRALDPQLHIHALVANLTKSPDGKWQALHADKIWSNNTVIGSIYHAFLRAEMEKLGYQIETKGKHGTFEVVGVPKDVMEVNSQRRAEILKVAGELGIKSTQGIRSVTARTRDPKLSLEDRDKMVADWREKAASFGFDGKELIAAAMRASAAPENASTLQRGYAFMAEVVRGAREFVSNLTRTPDPLVDKGVARFASSPEAARAQFAVASAIRIHAQREAAFDVNRLSKTALDLGLKGVTIQHVTERIEKLVEQGRIIPGVTREGETSWTIVTTREALQAEQHILDRIEATKGRATPIVNAEAAPDRVQAASKHELNPGQLAAATLIVSSTDKIVAIQGVAGSGKSTMLQAVAQTFEGAARVAESGGKRLHGLAFQNKMVGDLKEGAGIEAQTIASFIWQNERFLTDRTSPAAVEKRAEMKDTILAVDEASMVSTNDMVKLINIAEAIGADKLVLVGDRKQLGSINAGKAFSLTQAGGITITWMNENLRQKTDQLKTVAALANVGKASAALKVLGDKVTTHENPALHAAERWLGLSPEERASTAVFSSGRESRATINNRIQEGLAAEGTLKGEGLTLTVRERVNLASEELRYAKNYEKGQILDVTGKIPEIGLQRGTFTVMGVTPRGKVELDHNGRRLKIDPQKLDPTIKRDRLELSVPKQIRIHEGDTIRWTEKDKDRDLQRSALARVMSIDGKGVTVETASKQVLTLQHGDAMLSRLDLGYSLNMHMAQGVTADKGIMALSSAETNLTNQQLFNVGVTRVRSDLTVVVNDQEKVSRQLDRNTGIKTSALETVGRINIDGPGSGSPPSTGTGPKTPSGPSMSFSLSSSDLGSLPPLPRFDEKDAARYAKGGDDMGLSKKPDDMGLGEAGKGAKGSPVPEKNLGLEL; translated from the coding sequence ATGCACTCCATTGCCTCAATCGGGTCAGCAGGGTCCGCCGCTGACTATTACGGCAAGGACGATTTCGCCTCGGCGGACTACTACGCCGGGGAGAATGCAGCCGACTATAGCGAGTGGGGCGGCGCCTCGGCCGAGGAGGCAGGCGTCTCCGGCGAGGTCACCAAATCGGACCTGGGCAAGATCCTGAACGGCCAGCTCGCTTCAGGGGAGAAGGTCGCCGACTATCAGGGGCGACGTCCCGGCTATGACCTGACCTTCTCAGCGCCGAAGTCCGTATCGATCATGGCCCTGGTTGCCGGCGACAAGCGGATCTTGGGCGAGGACGGCGCACACACGAAAGCGGTGCGCGCCACGATGGCGTGGGTCGAGAAAAACCTCGCCGAAACCCGGAAGGATATCGACGGCAAGAAGGTGCCGGTGAAGACCGGCAACCTGGTCTACGCGCTCGTCCAGCACGACACCTCTCGCGCGCTCGATCCGCAGCTCCACATCCACGCACTTGTTGCGAACCTGACCAAGAGCCCTGACGGGAAGTGGCAGGCGCTCCACGCCGACAAGATCTGGTCGAACAACACCGTGATCGGCTCGATCTATCACGCCTTCCTGCGCGCCGAGATGGAGAAGCTCGGGTACCAGATAGAGACCAAGGGCAAGCACGGCACCTTCGAGGTTGTCGGCGTGCCGAAGGACGTGATGGAGGTGAACAGCCAGCGTCGTGCCGAAATCCTGAAGGTGGCCGGCGAGCTGGGCATCAAGAGCACGCAAGGAATCCGCTCCGTCACCGCGCGCACCCGCGATCCCAAGCTGTCGCTGGAGGACCGCGACAAGATGGTTGCGGATTGGCGGGAGAAGGCAGCCAGTTTTGGCTTCGACGGAAAGGAGCTGATCGCCGCGGCTATGCGGGCCTCCGCCGCGCCGGAGAACGCGAGCACGCTGCAGCGGGGCTATGCGTTCATGGCCGAGGTCGTGCGCGGCGCGCGGGAGTTCGTCAGCAATCTCACCCGCACGCCGGATCCCTTGGTCGACAAAGGCGTCGCGCGCTTTGCCTCCTCGCCGGAGGCGGCGCGGGCGCAGTTCGCCGTTGCCTCGGCGATCAGAATCCACGCGCAGCGCGAGGCAGCCTTCGACGTTAACCGGCTTTCCAAGACCGCGCTCGACCTCGGTCTCAAGGGCGTGACCATCCAGCACGTCACCGAGCGGATCGAGAAGCTGGTCGAGCAGGGGCGCATCATTCCCGGTGTCACGCGCGAGGGCGAGACGAGCTGGACGATAGTGACCACCCGCGAGGCGCTGCAAGCCGAGCAGCACATCCTCGACCGCATTGAGGCGACCAAGGGCCGGGCAACCCCGATCGTCAACGCAGAGGCCGCGCCCGACCGCGTACAGGCCGCATCCAAGCACGAGCTCAACCCGGGGCAGCTTGCCGCCGCGACCCTGATCGTCTCGAGCACCGATAAGATCGTCGCGATCCAGGGCGTCGCCGGCTCGGGCAAGTCCACCATGCTGCAGGCGGTCGCCCAGACCTTCGAGGGCGCTGCCCGCGTCGCTGAGAGTGGCGGCAAGCGGCTGCATGGCCTGGCTTTCCAGAACAAGATGGTCGGCGACCTGAAGGAGGGGGCCGGCATCGAGGCGCAGACGATCGCGTCCTTCATCTGGCAGAACGAGCGGTTCCTCACCGACAGGACCAGCCCCGCCGCCGTCGAGAAGCGGGCAGAGATGAAGGACACCATCCTCGCGGTCGACGAAGCTTCGATGGTGTCGACCAACGACATGGTGAAGCTGATCAACATTGCCGAGGCGATCGGCGCCGACAAACTCGTCCTGGTCGGCGACCGCAAGCAGCTCGGCTCGATCAATGCCGGCAAGGCATTCTCGCTGACCCAAGCCGGCGGGATCACCATCACCTGGATGAACGAGAACCTCCGGCAGAAGACCGACCAGCTGAAGACCGTCGCGGCGCTCGCCAATGTGGGCAAGGCAAGCGCGGCCCTGAAGGTGCTCGGCGACAAAGTGACCACGCACGAGAACCCTGCCCTGCACGCAGCCGAGCGCTGGCTTGGGCTGAGTCCGGAGGAGCGGGCGTCGACCGCGGTCTTTTCCTCGGGTCGAGAATCCCGCGCCACGATCAACAACCGCATTCAGGAGGGCTTGGCCGCAGAGGGCACCCTCAAAGGCGAGGGCCTGACGCTCACCGTGCGCGAACGGGTGAACCTCGCCAGCGAGGAGCTGCGCTACGCGAAAAACTACGAGAAGGGACAGATCCTCGACGTCACGGGCAAGATCCCCGAAATCGGGCTTCAGCGCGGCACCTTTACGGTCATGGGAGTCACCCCGCGCGGCAAGGTCGAGCTGGACCACAATGGCCGCCGGCTGAAGATCGATCCGCAGAAGCTCGATCCTACCATCAAGCGAGACCGCCTCGAGCTCTCGGTGCCGAAGCAGATCCGCATCCACGAAGGCGATACGATCCGCTGGACCGAGAAGGACAAGGATCGGGACCTGCAGCGGTCCGCGCTGGCGCGCGTCATGTCGATCGACGGCAAGGGTGTTACGGTCGAGACGGCAAGCAAGCAGGTGCTGACGCTGCAGCACGGCGACGCGATGCTATCGCGCCTCGATCTCGGCTACTCGCTCAACATGCACATGGCCCAGGGCGTGACTGCCGATAAGGGTATCATGGCCCTATCAAGCGCAGAGACCAACCTCACCAACCAGCAGCTGTTCAACGTGGGCGTCACCCGAGTGCGGTCCGATCTCACCGTGGTGGTGAACGACCAGGAGAAGGTCTCCCGCCAGCTTGATCGGAACACCGGCATCAAGACCTCGGCGCTGGAGACCGTCGGCCGCATCAACATCGATGGTCCGGGGAGCGGCAGCCCGCCGAGCACCGGCACCGGACCTAAGACGCCGAGCGGCCCATCGATGAGCTTCAGCCTCAGCTCGAGCGACCTTGGCTCGCTGCCTCCCCTGCCCCGGTTCGATGAGAAGGATGCGGCCCGCTACGCCAAAGGCGGCGACGACATGGGTCTCAGCAAGAAGCCCGACGACATGGGGCTGGGGGAAGCTGGCAAGGGCGCGAAGGGGTCGCCGGTGCCAGAGAAGAATCTGGGGCTCGAACTGTGA
- a CDS encoding DUF3606 domain-containing protein → MADDKTQVGGQDRKRISLSEDYEVRDWMESFGVSKEKLVEAVKAVGDRADDVRDYLKR, encoded by the coding sequence ATGGCAGACGACAAGACGCAGGTTGGTGGCCAGGATCGCAAGCGGATCTCGCTTAGCGAAGACTACGAGGTCCGTGACTGGATGGAATCGTTCGGTGTGTCGAAGGAGAAGCTCGTCGAGGCAGTGAAGGCCGTGGGCGATCGTGCTGACGACGTGCGCGATTACCTGAAGCGCTAA
- a CDS encoding DUF5818 domain-containing protein produces MASDPPMRLSGKMTRTPRGRMLCDNGGMRWRLTGEALSQCDDAEEVTIEGVRRGLSVIEVYYVGRAGA; encoded by the coding sequence ATGGCGTCTGATCCCCCGATGCGGCTCTCCGGCAAAATGACCAGGACGCCGCGCGGCCGCATGCTCTGCGACAATGGCGGCATGCGTTGGCGCCTGACCGGAGAAGCTCTCTCACAATGCGACGACGCCGAGGAGGTCACGATCGAAGGTGTCCGACGCGGCCTTTCCGTGATCGAGGTCTATTACGTCGGAAGGGCAGGCGCATGA
- a CDS encoding CsgG/HfaB family protein: MALSIGTASAQKMGKGGTGVDETSEVPKCVQPFGTMAIVEKRSAASPTDGLPPQIAAMMRMAEAQQNGGQARVDPIPLLKLLAANSNCFLIVDRGEGFDALQREREMAGSTTAGAKTNTLRAADYLLTATVVYSDGNAGGYGGGAGGMFGGGLGFKSKKLEAQVMLALVEVSTGIQRAIASGQVRKKDLSIVGGGVLLNAGIGALGGSYTSTDMGKITSLALLDAYRKLTTDAKVRLAPPAAAAAPAPAPAGASATPGQQ; encoded by the coding sequence TTGGCCCTTTCGATCGGCACGGCCAGTGCACAGAAGATGGGCAAGGGTGGCACCGGGGTCGACGAGACTTCAGAGGTGCCCAAGTGCGTTCAACCGTTCGGCACGATGGCGATCGTTGAGAAGCGCAGCGCAGCGTCGCCGACGGACGGCCTCCCTCCTCAGATCGCGGCTATGATGCGAATGGCAGAGGCGCAACAGAACGGCGGCCAAGCCCGAGTTGACCCGATCCCCCTTCTGAAGCTGCTCGCGGCCAACTCCAACTGCTTCCTGATCGTGGATCGCGGCGAAGGCTTCGATGCCCTGCAGCGGGAGCGCGAGATGGCAGGCTCGACCACTGCCGGCGCAAAGACGAACACGCTCCGCGCCGCAGACTATCTCCTCACCGCAACCGTGGTCTACTCGGACGGGAACGCAGGGGGCTATGGCGGCGGCGCCGGCGGGATGTTCGGGGGCGGGTTAGGCTTCAAGAGCAAGAAGCTGGAAGCCCAGGTCATGCTGGCGCTCGTGGAAGTGTCCACCGGCATTCAGCGCGCGATCGCGAGCGGCCAGGTCCGCAAGAAGGATCTCTCGATCGTCGGCGGCGGCGTGCTCCTGAACGCCGGTATTGGCGCTCTCGGCGGCAGCTATACTAGCACCGACATGGGCAAGATCACGTCTCTGGCCCTGCTCGACGCCTACCGGAAGCTCACCACCGACGCGAAGGTGCGGCTTGCGCCGCCGGCGGCCGCCGCAGCGCCAGCACCGGCGCCCGCCGGCGCCAGCGCGACACCAGGGCAGCAGTGA
- a CDS encoding type IV secretion system DNA-binding domain-containing protein: MARADIRSDGRPVTVQHHSARGEVKRNSGNFTRGSQLLSHEVLMWLSGAKMPVLMWLVIFALAYTIVLSITLDENNIQLICMRILSALWGWVSLDPMKQVNLLLPDGSVRQTYMGYVPYVPEVALAWHKAIRGLIGCLFIATFITVPAAVWYVDFSRRRGKNILEERHERGAMLVTREVLYAEIVQHNQVEFEKEAANLFPGHTPQQVLRMPFGARKAAGIHHPYTLAGIPYPHRLEQSHTMLIGTTGAGKTTALRKLIKQMQERQDNAVVFDLTGAYVEAFYDPERDTILNPLDARCPAWSIFNDCVTYSEFTAAAAALIPSDGGSAEPFWAMAARTLFIEMCMKLIEKKQTSNRALAENLMTADLKAVHKYLAKTIADPLTAPEAARMAESIRAVFNTNAQVLRFLPDDGGPFSIKDWITRDKKPGSILFITSNYTDLEMNRALLTLWSNLAIYALMEMPRTRSLRTWFMFDELGALHRLPAIESGLQTARNFGGAMILGLHSFDKLVHVYGEENARNLSSLARTKLILAAADLETAEHCSRYIGSREVRQMDEAYSYGYNNTRDASTLTPRKQVEPLVIPDDITNLPSMHGFVKFPDGFPAARIQLQWENYPTVAPGFVKRPPAPPAASVRGKSGGGADGEVAGGRDGSPELVEEVGTSPSAAAALAAGILAQPSEASEEEAQIHREAQDRMDPSAPRPDAEKGDDDTNAEITRQGDAERGTAALSHRDDLAAPPAAEVEDQTSIELRQDFGPSDDGMGM, encoded by the coding sequence ATGGCGCGCGCTGACATCCGCAGCGACGGCCGTCCCGTCACCGTCCAGCACCACTCCGCACGGGGCGAGGTAAAGCGCAATTCCGGCAACTTCACCCGCGGCAGTCAGCTCCTCAGCCATGAGGTTTTGATGTGGCTGTCGGGCGCGAAGATGCCGGTCCTGATGTGGCTGGTGATCTTCGCCCTGGCATACACGATCGTGCTGTCGATCACGCTTGATGAGAACAACATCCAGCTCATCTGCATGCGCATCCTTTCGGCGCTTTGGGGCTGGGTCTCGCTTGATCCCATGAAGCAGGTGAACCTCCTCCTGCCCGACGGGTCCGTGCGCCAAACCTACATGGGGTATGTGCCCTATGTGCCTGAGGTCGCGCTGGCCTGGCACAAGGCTATCCGCGGCCTGATTGGCTGCCTGTTCATCGCCACCTTTATCACCGTTCCAGCGGCTGTCTGGTACGTCGATTTCTCCCGCCGTCGCGGCAAGAACATCCTAGAGGAGCGGCACGAGCGCGGCGCCATGCTGGTGACCCGGGAAGTGCTCTATGCCGAGATCGTCCAGCACAACCAGGTCGAGTTCGAGAAAGAGGCTGCCAACCTCTTTCCCGGCCATACACCGCAGCAGGTCCTTCGCATGCCCTTCGGGGCTCGGAAGGCCGCCGGAATCCATCACCCGTACACCCTCGCCGGCATTCCCTATCCGCACCGCCTAGAGCAGTCTCACACGATGCTGATCGGCACCACCGGTGCCGGTAAGACGACCGCGCTGCGCAAGCTGATCAAGCAGATGCAGGAGCGCCAGGATAACGCCGTCGTGTTCGACCTGACCGGTGCCTATGTCGAAGCCTTCTACGATCCCGAACGCGACACGATCCTGAACCCGCTGGACGCACGCTGCCCCGCTTGGTCGATCTTCAACGATTGCGTGACGTATTCGGAATTTACCGCCGCTGCGGCCGCCCTGATCCCGTCCGACGGCGGCTCGGCAGAGCCCTTCTGGGCCATGGCTGCGCGCACGCTCTTCATCGAAATGTGCATGAAGCTCATCGAGAAAAAGCAGACCAGCAACCGTGCGCTCGCTGAGAACCTGATGACGGCCGATCTGAAGGCGGTCCACAAGTACCTGGCCAAGACGATCGCGGACCCGCTGACGGCGCCGGAAGCCGCCCGAATGGCAGAGTCCATCCGCGCGGTGTTCAACACCAACGCGCAGGTGCTCCGCTTCCTGCCCGACGACGGCGGACCCTTTTCGATCAAGGACTGGATAACCCGCGACAAGAAGCCGGGTTCGATCCTCTTTATCACGTCGAACTACACCGACCTGGAGATGAACCGCGCACTGCTCACGCTGTGGAGCAACCTCGCCATCTACGCCCTGATGGAGATGCCGCGCACGCGCTCGCTCCGCACCTGGTTCATGTTCGACGAGCTCGGCGCTTTGCACCGTCTGCCAGCAATCGAAAGCGGCCTGCAAACCGCCCGAAACTTCGGCGGCGCGATGATCCTCGGGCTGCACTCGTTCGACAAGCTGGTGCATGTCTACGGCGAGGAAAATGCCCGCAATCTTTCCTCTCTCGCCCGCACCAAACTGATCCTTGCCGCAGCGGACCTGGAGACCGCCGAACACTGCAGCCGATACATCGGCAGCCGCGAGGTTCGGCAGATGGATGAGGCCTACAGCTACGGCTACAACAACACCCGCGATGCATCGACGCTGACGCCTCGCAAGCAGGTCGAACCGCTCGTCATTCCCGACGACATCACGAACCTTCCCTCGATGCACGGCTTCGTCAAATTTCCTGACGGCTTCCCCGCCGCGCGTATCCAGCTGCAGTGGGAGAATTACCCCACCGTCGCACCCGGCTTCGTAAAGCGTCCGCCGGCGCCGCCGGCGGCAAGTGTTCGCGGAAAGAGTGGTGGAGGTGCAGACGGAGAAGTGGCGGGCGGTAGGGACGGCTCGCCCGAACTGGTGGAGGAGGTAGGGACTTCCCCCAGCGCCGCAGCCGCACTTGCCGCGGGGATCCTCGCGCAACCCTCCGAGGCGTCCGAGGAGGAGGCCCAGATCCACCGGGAGGCGCAGGATCGTATGGACCCCTCAGCGCCTCGGCCCGACGCCGAGAAGGGCGATGACGACACCAACGCCGAGATTACCCGGCAAGGCGATGCTGAACGCGGAACGGCAGCACTTAGCCACCGCGACGATCTCGCTGCCCCGCCCGCCGCAGAGGTAGAAGATCAGACGTCCATTGAGCTGCGCCAGGACTTCGGTCCGAGCGACGACGGGATGGGGATGTAG
- a CDS encoding ribbon-helix-helix protein, CopG family, whose protein sequence is MKSKPSTTRLSADQVAQVEAIAQRLGCSTGEVIRRAVDQFLLGQKLISDSDARLRRVCEYAQLALDVMIQEDLPERRDGILLEVNNRMDRYHGAR, encoded by the coding sequence ATGAAGTCAAAGCCAAGCACGACCCGCTTAAGCGCGGATCAAGTGGCACAGGTCGAAGCCATTGCCCAGCGGCTAGGTTGCTCAACCGGCGAAGTCATTCGGCGCGCCGTCGACCAGTTCCTGCTCGGTCAAAAACTTATATCTGATAGCGACGCGCGGTTGCGTCGGGTTTGCGAGTACGCGCAGCTCGCCCTCGACGTGATGATCCAGGAAGACCTTCCGGAGCGCCGTGACGGCATCCTCCTCGAAGTGAACAACCGGATGGATCGCTATCATGGCGCGCGCTGA